One Drosophila kikkawai strain 14028-0561.14 chromosome 3L, DkikHiC1v2, whole genome shotgun sequence genomic window carries:
- the form3 gene encoding uncharacterized protein form3, which yields MDSRIGLDYIVENRDYIAKLGAALDTQNATVKKQVFELLSALCAYSPDGYARAIETLEFYKNLKKQRYRFKIVINELELSSAAASPPLDYQAALLAFINCVIISAATLQERIRIRNEFIGLKVLPLLNNLRKVAQSVGDIIVQLDVFVEQQECDEAQSLQAPDGINLNSHLDVFYAILRQVADTPQEGPFLSLLQHLLRIDPKEPLSDIIWDTTERLVHRATLLESHEDAVRLLRTPSSQKFACQSCRSSDASSPTRKPSTQPGGVAVKPPPPPPPAPALPSAPAAPPPPPPPVNGVAPPPPPPPMVNGSALPPPPPPPALQMASRPRTPDPKAAETVNTAILLPQQDTPAPKAKMKTINWGKIPHNKVLGKQNIWSIVASNHQDSPMQDIDWNEMEGLFCLQTTSAQGSPKLGREGRDASSGSNGCDTLDRKSKKECTEITLLDGKRSLNVNIFLKQFRTSNDDIIQLIRQGAHEEIGAERLRGLLKILPEVDELDMLKGFNGDRGRLGNAEKFLLQLLEVPNHKLRIESMLLKEEFAANVAYLEPCINAMLYAGDDLLNNKTLQEVLYMVVVAGNFLNSGGYAGNAAGVKLSSLQKLTDIRANKPGMNLIHFVALQAEKRNPELLQFTGQLSTLESASKTTSEQINNEINTLDGRIRRIARQIEQPATDLDIKEQMAEFLQAAESELAVLQSGMKQVESMRLKLSEFFCDDAATFRLEECFKIFQSFCDKFRQAVKENERRQQQEQQATLRRKQREEQLARRARQIGQAGTPVSDSEHSFLGDALFDPRASPALSRRHLGSGEISNGFIRLEQDGASPDITPNGSLRRRRSRVLEGEDDLMEFLRSSTGPNDGHISRERKAAAYGSLDRSWARRARSGSSSRKRPDLLNIDFGLDRERASSPAPLLQQQQQQQGQERLQSPLASTAGTPTTAANTPTGGGSAIGQPQPANEDAKPRISREWRQKIETWLQSNESDEKQNEEYRRKRRLVNANRRSLENETENERKLDPLPEEKIMPSTTTATPTNTPTTTNPTNSTNKPEQEAGRYQRVYADWKPSKTLEQTDVVANLQAIADAQPAQDALRQYRRQRSQDQQSPGVLQSIAEEDRRKSYIQKLGERDMSNESLKIYIRRSSSRDILPAKKEEPLLPPKSPKPQVSDDTFASLLSHHKNQNEMQASSKEVDADNIETPPVSRRVIATPTTTVVTVSMTDKPKAPAEEKISLVVGSAEQDAPGHFDRHALGRRTRRYKRPTDYSSGNEEHLTSSKPEVKASPSKAEQQAPAEKSKQKERTITKLEKVGRHISSINQEDVREAIRNLKSPTGTPERPWSPPREITPSKLKLSASGHHELNDEGFEETQSLVSDTPSHGKGESTNSSCNEGVNESTPARQRPLQKQKATPTSLTQMGSRLADRLQQARMKGSSGSSSASSATKSQNQVPATQTATVKRSLSASRPLRMPNGQPLVSAAPLRSASAVRRSPQEQQILAGVERSSSRNSLRSSRSSINSGASTQTVVRRLPAVQRAGATVSVDSSPSKRPLAAQNMRPTPGRGVPASRSSSSGSSVGPSVILVRSKMTNTAPKTNISGSTSFKENQSQSQPQSQSRMSAARSVVLVKNAMNQQQQARMNGTPSSQPQRSSSSSRSVSSFMRPTASSATKRQK from the exons GTCTCAAAGTTTTGCCGCTGCTCAATAACCTAAG AAAAGTCGCACAAAGTGTGGGCGATATCATCGTACAATTGGACGTATTCGTGGAGCAGCAGGAATGCGACGAGGCCCAGAGCCTTCAGGCGCCCGATGGCATCAATCTCAACTCGCATCTTGATGTCTTCTATGCGATACTGCGACAG GTGGCCGACACGCCACAGGAGGGGCCATTCCTCAGCCTTCTGCAGCACCTGCTGCGCATCGATCCCAAGGAGCCGCTCAGCGACATCATCTGGGACACCACTGAGCGCCTCGTTCATCGCGCCACACTCCTCGAGAGCCACGAGGATGCAGTTCGTCTGCTACGCACGCCCAGCAGTCAGAAATTCGCCTGCCAGAGCTGCCGCAGCAGCGATGCCAGCAGCCCCACACGCAAGCCTTCGACGCAGCCAGGGGGTGTGGCAGTTaagccgccgccaccacctcctccagcGCCTGCTCTTCCATCTGCACCCGCTGCACCACCGCCCCCGCCTCCGCCGGTAAATGGGGTAGCACCGCCACCTCCGCCGCCTCCCATGGTTAATGGCAGCGCCctgccaccaccgccgcctcctccaGCTTTGCAGATGGCTTCGCGGCCCAGGACACCAGATCCCAAGGCCGCGGAGACAGTGAACACTGCCATACTGCTGCCCCAACAGGACACACCAGCGCCCAAGGCCAAGATGAAGACCATCAACTGGGGCAAGATTCCGCACAACAAGGTCCTGGGCAAGCAGAATATCTGGAGCATAGTGGCCAGCAATCACCAGGACAGTCCGATGCAGGACATCGACTGGAATGAAATGGAGGGGCTCTTCTGCCTGCAAACTACCAGTGCCCAGGGATCCCCGAAGTTGGGCCGAGAGGGCAGAGATGCTTCCTCGGGCTCCAATGGATGCGACACCCTGGACCGAAAATCGAAGAAGGAGTGCACGGAGATTACTCTGCTGGATGGCAAGAGGAGTCTCAACGTCAACATCTTCCTGAAGCAGTTCCGCACCAGCAACGACGACATCATCCAGTTGATACGACAGGGCGCCCACGAAGAAATCGGAGCGGAGAGGCTGCGAGGTCTACTAAAGATCCTGCCCGAGGTAGATGAGCTGGACATGCTGAAGGGCTTTAATGGGGACCGGGGGCGACTGGGCAATGCCGAGAAGTTCCTGCTCCAGTTGCTGGAGGTGCCTAA TCACAAATTGCGAATTGAAAGCATGTTGCTGAAGGAGGAGTTTGCGGCCAATGTGGCCTATCTGGAGCCCTGCATCAATGCCATGTTGTATGCCGGTGATGATCTGCTCAATAATAAGACCCTGCAGGAGGTTCTCTACATGGTTGTGGTGGCTGGAAACTTCCTCAACTCCGGCGGATATGCGGGAAATGCGGCGGGAGTGAAGCTATCCTCGCTGCAAAAGCTCACCGACATCCGAGCGAATAAGCCGGGAATGAACCTCATTCACTTCGTGGCCCTGCAGGCCGAGAAACGCAATCCTGAGCTGCTGCAGTTCACGGGACAGCTGAGCACCTTGGAGAGTGCCAGCAA AACAACCTCAGAGCAGATTAACAATGAGATCAACACGCTGGATGGCAGGATCAGGCGGATAGCCAGGCAGATTGAACAGCCTGCCACGGATTTGGACATCAAGGAGCAAATGGCAGAATTTCTGCAAGCCGCCGAATCCGAACTGGCCGTCCTGCAGTCGGGCATGAAGCAAGTGGAGTCCATGCGCCTCAAGCTCTCCGAGTTCTTCTGCGATGATGCAGCCACCTTCAGGCTGGAGGAGTGCTTTAAGATTTTCCAGAGTTTCTGTGATAAGTTCCGGCAGGCGGTTAAGGAGAACGAGCGACgccagcagcaggaacagcagGCCACATTAAGACGGAAGCAGCGCGAGGAGCAGCTGGCACGCAGAGCCAGACAGA TTGGTCAGGCTGGCACTCCCGTATCCGATTCGGAACACTCCTTCCTCGGCGATGCCCTCTTTGATCCTCGGGCCAGCCCAGCGTTGAGTCGCCGGCACCTGGGATCCGGAGAGATCAGCAACGGTTTCATCCGCCTGGAGCAGGACGGTGCTTCGCCGGACATCACACCCAATGGAAGTCTGAGGCGCCGGCGCAGTCGTGTGCTCGAAGGAGAGGATGACCTAATGGAGTTCTTACGCAGCTCCACGGGTCCCAACGATGGCCACATCAGCAGGGAGCGAAAGGCAGCCGCCTATGGCAGTTTGGATCGTTCGTGGGCCCGACGCGCCCGCTCGGGAAGTTCCAGCCGGAAGCGTCCCGATCTGCTTAACATTGACTTTGGCCTGGATCGGGAGAGGGCAAGCTCACCGGCTCCACTcctccagcaacagcagcagcagcagggtcaGGAGAGACTGCAATCCCCGCTGGCCAGTACAGCAGGCACGCCCACCACTGCAGCGAATACGCCCACGGGCGGTGGATCGGCGATAGGGCAGCCGCAGCCAGCAAACGAGGATGCGAAACCAAG AATATCCCGTGAATGGCGCCAGAAGATCGAGACGTGGCTGCAGTCCAACGAAAGCGACGAGAAGCAAAACGAGGAGTACAGGCGAAAGCGTCGTCTGGTCAACGCCAATCGGCGATCGCTCGAAAACGAAACTG AAAACGAACGAAAACTGGACCCCCTGCCGGAGGAGAAGATCATGCCttcgacgacgacagcaacgCCAACGAACACGCCCACGACCACTAATCCCACTAACTCCACGAACAAGCCGGAGCAGGAGGCCGGAAGATACCAGCGTGTCTACGCAGACTGGAAGCCGTCAAAGACCCTGGAGCAGACGGATGTGGTGGCCAATCTGCAGGCCATTGCCGATGCCCAGCCTGCCCAGGATGCCCTGCGACAGTATCGCCGCCAGCGATCGCAGGACCAGCAGAGTCCCGGAGTGCTGCAATCAATAGCCGAGGAGGATCGCCGGAAGTCGTACATCCAGAAGTTGGGCGAACGGGACATGAGCAACGAGAGCCTTAAAATCTACATTAGACGATCCTCGAGCAGGGACATACTCCCAGCGAAGAAGGAGGAACCGCTGCTGCCACCCAAGTCACCAAAGCCTCAGGTGTCGGACGACACCTTTGCCAGCCTGCTCAGTCACCACAAAAACCAGAACGAGATGCAGGCCTCCTCCAAGGAGGTGGATGCAGACAATATAGAAACGCCGCCAGTGAGTCGCCGGGTGATAGCCACGCCCACCACCACAGTGGTCACGGTGAGCATGACGGACAAGCCCAAGGCGCCGGCGGAGGAGAAGATAAGCTTGGTGGTGGGATCAGCAGAGCAAGATGCTCCCGGTCACTTCGATCGGCATGCCTTGGGGCGACGCACTCGTCGCTACAAGAGGCCCACGGACTACAGCAGCGGCAATGAGGAGCACCTGACCAGCAGCAAGCCTGAGGTCAAGGCTTCTCCATCGAAGGCCGAGCAGCAAGCCCCAGCGGAGAAGTCAAAGCAGAAGGAGCGAACGATTACCAAGCTGGAGAAGGTGGGTCGCCACATCAGCTCCATCAACCAGGAGGATGTGCGGGAGGCCATCCGGAATCTCAAGTCACCCACAGGCACTCCCGAGCGACCCTGGAGTCCGCCTAGGGAGATTACGCCCTCGAAGTTGAAGCTCTCGGCCAGCGGACACCATGAACTGAATGACGAGGGCTTCGAGGAGACGCAAAGCCTGGTGTCGGACACGCCCTCCCATGGAAAGGGCGAGAGCACCAACTCCTCCTGCAATGAGGGAGTCAACGAGTCAACACCTGCCCGCCAGCGTCCACTGCAGAAGCAGAAGGCCACGCCCACCAGCCTCACACAAATGGGCAGCCGCCTGGCCGATCGCCTGCAGCAGGCCAGAATGAAGGGAAGTAGTGGTTCCTCCTCGGCCTCATCAGCAACCAAGTCACAAAACCAAGTCCCTGCCACTCAAACGGCCACGGTAAAGAGGAGTCTCTCCGCCAGCAGGCCGCTGCGCATGCCCAATGGCCAGCCATTGGTCAGCGCAGCGCCGCTTCGATCCGCCTCCGCTGTGAGACGCTCGCCACAGGAGCAACAAATCCTGGCTGGCGTGGAGCGAAGCAGTTCGAGGAATAGCCTGCGCTCTTCCCGCTCCTCCATCAACAGTGGAGCCTCCACGCAGACAGTGGTTAGACGCCTACCGGCTGTGCAGCGAGCTGGAGCCACCGTATCTGTGGACTCCTCGCCGAGCAAGAGGCCATTGGCTGCCCAGAATATGAGGCCAACACCAGGACGTGGCGTACCggccagcagaagcagcagcagtgggtCCAGCGTGGGACCGAGTGTGATCCTGGTGCGCAGTAAGATGACCAACACAGCTCCGAAGACGAATATCAGCGGAAGCACCAGCTTCAAGGAGaaccagtcccagtcccagccGCAGTCGCAGTCCCGAATGAGCGCCGCCCGCAGTGTGGTGCTGGTAAAGAATGCGATgaaccagcagcaacaggccaGGATGAATGGAACTCCGAGTAGTCAGCCGCAGCGGAGCTCCAGCAGCAGTCGGTCCGTGAGCAGCTTTATGCGACCCACGGCCAGCAGTGCCACGAAGCGCCAGAAGTAG
- the msl-3 gene encoding protein male-specific lethal-3, producing MTELKDEVQVFNKGEIVLCYEPDKSKARVLYPSKVLNVFERRDEHGLRYYDYKIHFQGWRPSYDRSVRAGVLLKDTEENRQLQLELAEAAQLQRRGDNSYKGTPDKPAPKKKRTGRAAYIEDPAVDPLDTASFAATADQEMPPTHRAPAVGNRARDNSGGRKEKAAHGDGRPKASRGRQVNNAEDVHILEPELERFVCQEDRVMLRISERLREYMEYDYNMVVKLGKQHIMPARMPIVSILESFVKQRAVELAIGIKQDSSRARNTKSGNARMYREYDRVMSIVCMLKEVVDGIRIYFEFHVDDHLLYKEEKEYTHNYLTDDNMRNCSVLLNKSYDYINPSCDTELISMDGTPVISSNGQEEGGILGGKEYEDQLQKCLLYIVKSSGKNTAQAYDRTSPFTAAYKLPREMRGFLCETFNWRLLSAESPPEKSMVFGAPHLARMMIKLPEFLNASPMSNKKLEVLLPHLDSFINYLENHKEWFDKENYMHPTVHQEQLQRELLESLERPIQMSAA from the exons ATGACGGAGCTCAAGGACGAGGTGCAGGTTTTCAACAAGGGCGAGATAGTCCTCTGCTACGAGCCGGATAAATCGAAGGCCCGAGTGCTCTACCCGAGCAAG GTTCTGAACGTCTTCGAGCGCCGCGACGAACATGGTCTAAGGTACTACGACTACAAGATCCATTTCCAGGGCTGGCGGCCTTCATACGACCGCTCGGTACGTGCTGGGGTCCTGCTTAAAGACACGGAAGAGAATCGCCAGCTGCAGCTCGAACTGGCGGAGGCGGCGCAGCTGCAAAG AAGAGGCGACAACTCGTACAAGGGCACGCCCGACAAACCGGCGCCGAAGAAGAAGCGTACCGGCCGGGCCGCCTACATCGAGGATCCTGCCGTGGACCCCCTGGACACGGCGTCCTTTGCAGCAACAGCGGATCAGGAAATGCCGCCGACACACCGAGCTCCAGCCGTTGGCAACCGGGCTCGCGACAACAGCGGCGGCAGAAAGGAGAAGGCCGCACATGGAGATGGCAGGCCAAAGGCGTCTCGGGGACGGCAGGTGAACAACGCCGAGGATGTGCATATCCTAGAGCCCGAACTGGAGCGGTTCGTGTGCCAGGAGGATCGGGTGATGTTGCGCATCAGCGAGCGGCTGCGCGAGTACATGGAGTACGACTACAACATGGTGGTGAAGCTGGGCAAGCAGCACATCATGCCCGCCCGCATGCCCATAGTGTCCATACTGGAGAGTTTCGTGAAGCAGAGAGCCGTAGAGCTGGCCATTGGCATTAAGCAGGACAGCTCCAGGGCCAGGAACACGAAGAGCGGCAATGCCCGCATGTACCGGGAATACGATCGCGTCATGTCCAT CGTTTGCATGCTGAAGGAAGTGGTGGACGGCATTCGCATCTACTTTGAGTTCCACGTGGACGATCACCTGCTGTacaaggaggagaaggagtaCACCCACAACTACCTCACCGACGACAACATGCGGAACTGCAGCGTCCTGCTTAACAAGTCCTACGACTACATCAATCCCAGCTGCGACACCGAACTGATCTCCATGGACGGTACGCCTGTGATCTCGAGCAACGGCCAGGAGGAAGGCGGCATCCTTGGCGGGAAGGAGTACGAGGACCAGCTGCAAAAGTGCCTGCTGTACATTGTGAAGAGCAGCGGCAAGAATACGGCTCAGGCCTACGACCGAACGTCGCCTTTTACGGCCGCCTATAAGCTGCCGCGTGAGATGAGAGGCTTCCTCTGCGAAACTTTCAACTGGCGGCTGCTGTCGGCGGAGTCGCCGCCGGAGAAGTCCATGGTCTTTGGCGCCCCCCATCTGGCCAGGATGATGA tCAAGCTGCCCGAGTTCCTGAATGCCTCGCCCATGTCCAACAAGAAGCTGGAGGTTCTGCTGCCGCACCTGGACTCGTTCATCAA ctACCTAGAGAACCACAAAGAGTGGTTCGACAAGGAGAACTACATGCATCCCACCGTTCAccaggagcagctgcagcgggAGCTGCTCGAGTCCCTGGAACGACCCATACAGATGTCTGCCGCTTAG
- the BBS1 gene encoding BBSome complex member BBS1 produces the protein MRRPMAASAPNWLHVDTEDEVRPQLTTLSSCMTLSDVQCDGYVRLLAADISLDDAAEEPSATLKVFRGLKLKQEQPLPGIPTAIESLYIDESEPKTPVIAVAIAESVLFYRHLKPYFKYTIPAQDSEDLELEVWRKLPVMKQDAHPALLESLQNIDHAKLSRKSQRLLQLSEEEREAFITTHRDSAVGRGGSIVAMCCLKRISSDANPPSHLVLATDSGSVLILEPQGFNLVFEGKTCADETAVPSLISVQGTYETDFCIVVATRNGGVYLLRKTQSEGQEIFKLGTPLTGLLLLPIDQTIIASTMDNRYLCYSKRGKLLYQVPLQELPVCILPLPMTHLGLTLVAIALKGGVVKFYLQRYLVDEFALSETVDAMLYGRMGMEDHVLTLVTQSGDIVVKILRRVSRFDPKPGDLGNKRSGSDHSSIVDASILDKPKKSSIFVEQAAREKQQAKATYGSFQVELWRLRLTAARATIDAINSSESTISGDLTHAPVKLSAEVCGSGPAFRLYLTVQNLSTFKMASNLVVLLHADRRHYTVPQTLARLPSVLPGVPLRVDFEVVAVLDPMDKLPPASLSPDNSQIRVMLMKAGQAKPLIAAAVSMPQSEAAF, from the exons ATGCGGCGCC CCATGGCCGCCAGTGCTCCCAACTGGCTCCACGTGGACACCGAGGACGAGGTTCGCCCGCAGCTCACAACGCTCTCCAGCTGCATGACCTTGAGCGACGTGCAGTGCGATGGCTATGTCCGGCTTCTGGCCGCGGACATTTCACTGGATGACGCCGCCGAGGAGCCCAGTGCCACGCTGAAGGTGTTCCGAGGTCTAAAGCTCAAGCAGGAGCAGCCTCTGCCGGGGATTCCCACGGCCATTGAGAGCCTTTACATCGACGAGTCGGAGCCAAAGACGCCGG TAATTGCCGTCGCCATTGCCGAGTCCGTGCTCTTTTACCGCCACCTGAAACCCTACTTCAAGTACACGATTCCCGCCCAGGACTCCGAGGACCTTGAGCTCGAGGTGTGGCGCAAGCTGCCGGTGATGAAGCAGGACGCCCACCCAGCTCTGCTTGAATCCCTCCAGAACATTGACCACGCCAAGCTCTCGCGAAAGTCGCAGCGCTTGCTCCAGCTGAGCGAGGAGGAGCGGGAGGCCTTCATTACGACGCACAGAGACTCAGCGGTGGGTCGCGGTGGCAGCATTGTGGCCATGTGTTGCCTGAAGCGCATCTCCAGCGACGCTAATCCGCCATCTCATTTGGTTTTGGCAACCGACAGTGGCAGTGTCCTTATCCTAGAGCCGCAAGGCTTTAATTTGGTGTTCGAGGGCAAGACCTGTGCGGATGAAACTGCTGTGCCGAGCCTGATTTCCGTTCAGGGAACCTATGAAACTGATTTCTGCATTGTGGTTGCCACGCGGAATGGTGGTGTCTACCTGCTGCGGAAGACCCAATCCGAGGGCCAGGAGATCTTCAAGCTGGGAACGCCGCTAACAGGGCTGTTGCTCCTACCCATTGACCAGACAATCATCGCCTCCACGATGGACAATCGCTATCTGTGCTACTCGAAGCGGGGCAAGCTGCTGTACCAGGTGCCTCTGCAGGAACTGCCCGTCTGCATACTGCCCCTGCCCATGACCCATCTGGGACTAACCCTTGTGGCCATTGCCCTGAAAGGAGGCGTGGTTAAATTTTATCTGCAGCGCTATCTGGTTGATGAGTTTGCTCTAAGTGAGACCGTGGATGCCATGTTGTACGGCCGGATGGGCATGGAGGATCACGTGCTTACCCTTGTTACACAATCAGGAGACATTGTGGTTAAGATACTGCGACGGGTCTCTCGGTTTGATCCCAAACCTGGAGATCTAGGCAATAAGCGATCAGGCAGTGATCACAGCTCGATCGTGGATGCCTCCATTCTGGACAAACCTAAGAAGAGCTCTATTTTTGTGGAGCAGGCGGCGCGGGAGAAGCAGCAGGCCAAAG CCACTTATGGCAGCTTTCAGGTGGAACTGTGGCGCCTGCGTCTCACAGCAGCTCGGGCCACCATCGATGCCATCAACTCCTCGGAAAGCACGATATCCGGCGACCTGACCCATGCCCCCGTCAAGCTATCCGCCGAGGTCTGCGGCAGCGGACCCGCCTTTCGGCTATACCTTACTGTCCAGAACCTGTCCACCTTTAAGATGGCCTCGAATCTCGTGGTGCTGCTCCATGCCGACAGACGCCACTACACTGTGCCGCAGACCCTGGCCCGGCTGCCCAGTGTCCTGCCAGGAGTCCCCCTGCGTGTGGATTTTGAGGTGGTGGCGGTGCTGGATCCAATGGATAAGCTGCCGCCGGCCAGCCTCAGCCCGGACAACTCCCAGATACGGGTGATGCTGATGAAGGCTGGCCAGGCCAAGCCGCTCATCGCAGCCGCCGTTTCGATGCCCCAATCAGAGGCAGCCTTCTAA
- the Acbp4 gene encoding acyl-CoA-binding protein → MVSFEEAAELAKNFSKKPSDSEFLEFYGLFKQATVGDVNIDKPGVLDLKKKAMYEAWNSNKGLSKEAAKEAYIKVYEKYAPKYA, encoded by the coding sequence ATGGTCAGTTTTGAGGAAGCCGCCGAGCTCGCCAAGAACTTCTCCAAGAAGCCCAGCGACTCCGAGTTCCTGGAGTTCTACGGTCTCTTCAAGCAGGCCACCGTTGGCGATGTGAACATCGACAAGCCCGGCGTCCTGGATCTCAAGAAGAAGGCCATGTACGAGGCCTGGAACTCCAACAAGGGCCTGTCCAAGGAGGCCGCCAAGGAGGCCTACATCAAGGTGTACGAGAAGTACGCCCCCAAGTACGCCTAA
- the Acbp6 gene encoding acyl-CoA-binding protein encodes MPTFEEIVEKAKNFKNLPSKEEFLEFYGYYKQATVGDCNIEEPEDEEKKARYNAWKSKAGLTADDAKAYYIEVYKKYAPQYE; translated from the exons ATGCCCACC TTTGAGGAGATCGTCGAGAAGGCCAAGAACTTCAAGAACCTGCCCAGCAAGGAGGAGTTCCTCGAGTTCTACGGCTACTACAAGCAGGCCACCGTTGGTGACTGCAACATCGAGGAGCCCGAGGATGAGGAGAAGAAGGCCCGCTACAACGCCTGGAAGAGCAAGGCCGGTCTTACCGCCGACGATGCCAAGGCCTACTACATCGAGGTCTACAAGAAGTACGCTCCCCAGTACGAATAG
- the Acbp3 gene encoding acyl-CoA-binding protein, producing the protein MVSFEEATELAKKFTKKPTDAEFLEFYGLFKQATVGDVNIEKPGALDLKGKAKFEAWNSNKGLSKEAAKEAYIKVYEKYAPKYA; encoded by the exons ATGGTGTCC TTCGAAGAAGCTACTGAACTCGCCAAGAAGTTCACCAAGAAGCCCACCGATGCCGAGTTCCTGGAGTTCTACGGTCTCTTCAAGCAGGCCACCGTTGGCGATGTGAACATCGAGAAGCCCGGGGCTCTGGATCTGAAGGGTAAGGCCAAGTTCGAGGCCTGGAACTCCAACAAGGGCCTGTCTAAGGAGGCCGCCAAGGAGGCTTACATCAAGGTGTACGAGAAGTACGCCCCCAAGTACGCCTAA
- the Acbp2 gene encoding acyl-CoA-binding protein homolog, which yields MSLSEQFNAAAEKVKSLTKRPSDDEFLELYALFKQASVGDNDTAKPGLLDLKGKAKWEAWNKQKGKSSEAAQQEYVTFVEGLVAKYA from the exons ATGTCCCTTTCCGAG CAATtcaacgccgccgccgagaAGGTGAAGTCCCTGACCAAGCGCCCCAGCGACGACGAGTTCCTGGAGCTGTACGCCCTCTTCAAGCAGGCCAGCGTGGGTGACAACGACACCGCCAAGCCCGGTCTTCTTGACCTCAAGGGCAAGGCCAAGTGGGAGGCCTGGAACAAGCAGAAGGGCAAGAGCAGCGAGGCTGCCCAGCAGGAGTACGTGACCTTCGTGGAGGGTCTGGTGGCCAAGTATGCCTAA